The genomic stretch CAGCGGCTTGGGCTGCTGGGCCTTATGGGGATGATCCGCCCCGCGGTACACCTTGAGCTTCTGAATCTGCTGGCGCCCGAGCGTCCCCCGGGGAAGCATGTCCAGCACCGCGTGGCGCACGACCTCCTCGGGATGCTTGGCGAACTCGACGGCGAAGGGGACCTCCTTCTGGCCTCCCGGATATCCCGAGAAGCGCTTGTACACCTTCTGAAGGGGCTTCTTCCCCGTCAGCCGGACCTTGTCCGCGTTGACGACGACGACAAAGTCCCCCGTGTCCAGGAACGGCGTATACGTGGGCTTGTGCTTGCCCATGAGCACCATGGCCACGCGCGTGGCGAGTCGGCCCAGAACCTGATCCTTCGCGTCCACGACGAACCACTCGCGCACGTGGGTCTTGGCGCCGGCGAGAAACGACTTCTGCGCTGTGCCTCTCATGTGGGCGTGTCAATATAGGGATGCCGCCCGGAAGTGTCAAGCGATATTCCGAGCCCGACGCCGGGCGAGGAAACCGGCCGCCAGGAACGCGGTCCCGATCAGAACGCCGGTCCCCTGCCCTGCTCCCAGCCCCGCCGCCAGCCACACAAGACCGGAAAAGATCATCGCGAGCGCCGAGATCTCGTGCCGGTGCCCAAGAAGGCCCGGAAACGCCACCGCCGCGGCTTCAGGGACGGACCCCCCGCTTCCCTCCGCCGGGAAAGAAGCAGCCGCCTCGGCGGAAGCGCCGGCGGAAGGCTCGGCAACGGGACCCGCGATCGATCCCGGCGGAGGCGTGGCCAGACCCACGATCTCGTCGAGCAGCTTCTGCCGGTCGATTCCGGCGTCTTCTTCGGCCATCGTTCCCATTATACTCCCGGCTCGCCGGGGCGGCGGGACGCGCGGACTACTTCTTCGGAATGAGGTCGCGGCCGCAGCCCGGACGACCGCAGCGGGAAGGCAGCGACGTCTGAACCTCCGGGTGGTCGGGACAGACGTAGGTGACCTCGAGCTTCCGGAGGACGAGATCCTTTCCGCAGCCCGCCCGCCCGCACCGCGAGGGAGTGGCCGTTTGGACCTCAGGATGATCGGGACAGGCGTAGGCGGTCGGAACGGATTCGGTCCTGCGGCTCTGTTCCCGGGGCATCCGCTCCAGCTTCTTCATGCAGGCCGGGCACTCCCCCGGCGCATCCTGCTCCACCTCCCGGTGGTCCGGACACCGGTAGGAGTGCTGAAGCTCGTCCTCGTACCAGTCTCTCCAGGTCGCGTACGAACGGTCGAAGTCCTTCTCGTTGATCCGATTGAGCGCCGTCCAGGCGGCCTCGACGACCTTCGTGTTTTCATCCCGGAGAAGCTCGATGAGCTGGGGATTGGCCGCCTTGGCCGCCGGTCCCAGCGCGCCGAGCGCGAGCGCCGCATTGGCCCGCGCCGTCGGGTGCGTGTCCTGGAGCCCCCGGGTGCGCACGGCGTCCAGCGCTTCCGCGCGCTTGATCTTCCGAAGCAGGATCAACGTCTCGTTGCGGACATCCATAACCGGATCTTCGAGCTTCTCGAGGATCTTGGGCATCAGTCCGCGGTCTTCCTTTTCGCCGAGCAGATGACGCAGCCCGTGGACGGCCGAAAGCCTCACTTCCCA from Planctomycetota bacterium encodes the following:
- a CDS encoding HEAT repeat domain-containing protein; translated protein: MRRMIPAVLLLAAACRSAPTEEEISEAVFARLAELFPRFVEVYAAQDPVPLARQEAEIARLVNAHFERVRAGLASEDLERRALAAFGLGFSRNPAAVAPLAEASAHPEGYLRARAIVALGMLGRPEVPVDPFRRLLDDPEWEVRLSAVHGLRHLLGEKEDRGLMPKILEKLEDPVMDVRNETLILLRKIKRAEALDAVRTRGLQDTHPTARANAALALGALGPAAKAANPQLIELLRDENTKVVEAAWTALNRINEKDFDRSYATWRDWYEDELQHSYRCPDHREVEQDAPGECPACMKKLERMPREQSRRTESVPTAYACPDHPEVQTATPSRCGRAGCGKDLVLRKLEVTYVCPDHPEVQTSLPSRCGRPGCGRDLIPKK
- the rplM gene encoding 50S ribosomal protein L13, which produces MRGTAQKSFLAGAKTHVREWFVVDAKDQVLGRLATRVAMVLMGKHKPTYTPFLDTGDFVVVVNADKVRLTGKKPLQKVYKRFSGYPGGQKEVPFAVEFAKHPEEVVRHAVLDMLPRGTLGRQQIQKLKVYRGADHPHKAQQPKPLEIK